One region of Solanum pennellii chromosome 6, SPENNV200 genomic DNA includes:
- the LOC107021984 gene encoding SKP1-like protein 11 — MEKVINYSNKHSEEGVTEVQLKNFDQNFLKMSHSELFDVHLAARYLDDKQLEELIIQQSFDRITGKTLEVIRDVFGIVNDYTPKEQEQVHR; from the coding sequence ATGGaaaaagtcataaattattCGAATAAACATTCGGAGGAAGGTGTTACGGAAGTTCAGTTAAAGAATTTTGATCAGAACTTCCTGAAGATGAGCCACTCAGAATTATTTGATGTTCACTTGGCTGCTAGATATCTTGATGATAAGCAATTGGAGGAGTTAATAATCCAACAATCTTTCGATAGAATCACAGGGAAAACACTAGAGGTAATACGTGATGTATTTGGTATCGTGAATGACTATACACCAAAGGAACAGGAGCAGGTCCATAGATAG